The sequence CACCATCAAAGTTAATATATTAATATTATATGAACTTTGATGATAAAATCAATATAAAATATTTAAAAATTAATTATTTTTCTAATAAAAATAGAAAATCTATAATTTTTTTTATTTTCCTGATTTGTGTCTGTTTTGCTTTCTATAGCTAACCCAAATTAGGTTTACATACTGTAATTGCTATTGAATGGTGGAGAGACATACTCCATTATTTTAGCACGAAGTAACAAATTCAATGAATTGGTTCTTCAAAGATAATTTAAACTTTTACAGTAGGAGCAGTCTCATGAAGTATTATAGCGGATTAGATGTCTCACTCAAAGAAACTTTTATTAGTATCGTTGATGAGAAAGGAAAAATTGTTAAAGAAGAAGTTGTTGCAAGCAAAAGTGACGCAATAGCTAAGTACCTGCTTGACCAAAGCAAAGGATACGAATCCATAGGAATAGAAAGTGGACAACTATCAATATCAATGTGCAAAGAGCTGAGAAATTTTGGATTACCAGTAACTTGTGTGGATGCAAGGCATATGGCAGCAGCATTATCTGCAAGAATCAATAAGAATGATAAAAATGATGCAAGAGGTATAGCACAGATGATGAGAGCTGGGCTATTTAAAGAGGTATTAGTAAAATCAGACGAAGCTTGCCAGATTAAAGTGGTGCTTGGGAGCAGAAGACAATTAATATGTAGCAGAAAGAAAATTGAGGGAACAATAAGAGGGTTATTGAAAATACACGGGATAAAAGTTGATCAGCGTTCCAGATCTGCAAGTTTCGCTTTAAAAGTGCAGGAAATAATTAATGAGCTAGATGAAATTAGCAAGAATTCAATTGAAGCATTAGTACATAGCTTAGAAACAATAGAAGAATCAATAGGAAAGCTTGATAAAATACTTTCAGAGCAAGGCAAAAAAGACGAGGATTGTAAATTATTAACTACTGTACCAGGAGTTGGTATTATAGTAGCAATGACATATAAAGCTGCAATAGATGATCCGTATAGGTTTGAAACATCTTATACAGTTGGAGCCTATATGGGGTTGAGCCCAAGACAATACGCTTCTGGAGAGATTGATAGGCATGGAAGTATATCAAAAATGGGACCAGTAGAATGTAGGAATATGCTGTACGAAGCTGCACAAGTCTTACTAGTAAAATGTAAAAGGACATTTAAATTGAGGAGTTGGGGATTAAGGATTGCAAAAAAGAAGGGTATGAAAAAAGCAATTGTTGCTGTAGCACGTAAGTTGTCTGTAATCATGCATAAAATGTTGGTTAACAAAACAGAATTTTGTTACTAATAAATGCAAAAAAGTAGATAATTTTATGTAAAGTAAAGATAGCAATGCCGATGGAAGGGATAAGCAAGAGCTCCGGTTGAAGCATAGACTTCGTAGTTTACATGTTGCCGTCCACTTCCGCCTAACAAGTATAGTGCGGCTTGGCTAAAATATAAACTAGCCATATCAGACCGCGGAGAGAACCATGGAAGCGTGCTATTTTAACTTATATAAAATCATTAAGGCTATGGGGGAAAAAATGATACCTTAGTTTTTATAAGCTTAATGAATATGTGGATAAATACTTTAAATGTGTGTAGGCGTATTTATCCACATATTCATTGGCTACACTAATTTAAAAGGGGTTAATTAGAAATTTAGTACTAGTTTTTAGTTGCCGATAAGGCACTCTTTGATTGAACAAAACAACATGATAGTAAATAAAAGGTTGTATTAGAGCTGAATTTTACATCAGAAAATATTTTTCATGATACAAAAAAAATTATTATTGACTTGTATGCAATTAGAGAACCGGAACAAATTTTATAAATAATTTAAGTTAGCGCGTGAAGCTGGAATCCAGATTTTTAGCTATGGTCAAGCCATAGGATGACAAATTAGACCCCAGACTATGCAAGAAATCTAAGGCGAATTATCTTTCATGGTCTGTCTTTGTTTTTTCTACTTTCGTGACAGGAGTTACCAATGGATTATCAATTTGCTTTAAACCTTCACTTGCGCTTTGATCTTGATTTGAAAGGAGCTTATTTTGTTGTTGCCCTTCATCGTTTGAAGTGCTTTTTTGAGTAGTTCCTTTTATATCCTCTACACTCTTTTTATCTTCATCAAAAAGTTTTTTGAATATTTTCTTCAGAAAACGTACCAAAAAGCCTTCTTCTTTTTGATTTTCTTTCAATTGAGCTATATTTTTCTTTTCACTTAACTGAGATTTTTTATTATTAGATTTTTTTTCTGTAGCATTCCTATCCACTGAGACTTGTTTTAACGAAATTTCAGGCTTTTTGTCGCTAGGTTTATCTTTTATAGGATCTTTGCTTACTGAAGGTTGTACTGTATCTGTTTGAACAGAAATCTTTTTTTGTTCAAAGTTTTTATTTTCTGAAATAGCTCTTCCAGGAGTATCTATTTCGCTAACTGAGTCACGAATTTTGTCTTTTTGTACAGAGGTCTTTTCTTGTTCAAAGTTTTTATTTTCTGAAACGGATCTTCCAGAAGTATTTGTTTCGCTAACTGAGTCACGAATTTTGTCTGTTTGCACAGAGGTCTTTTCTTGTTTATTTTGATCAGAAATTTTGCCTTCTAATGTAGTTTGAGATTTTTTATTACTTTCAAACTCTGCAACTTTTTTACTTGTAAAAACGTCTTTTCCTTCGAATTTCTGTTTAAATCCAGCAATCTTTTCAAAATCTTCAGCTATTTTTTTGGCTGCACGATCCATTCGACCTTCAAGATTATGAATCAATTTTTTAATAATCTTCACTTCATCTGTACGCCCTTTTTGAGCTTTAAGCTCCCGGGACAATTCAACAATAATTTTTACTTTATCTTCCAATGAAGAATTTTCTGGAAAAACATCTTTAAGTTCCCGATTCAATTCGACGATCTTTTCAAAATCTTTAGCTACTTTTTTAACTGCACGGTTCATTCGATCTCTAAGACTACGATTTAATTTTGCAATAGTCTTGATTTTATCTCCCAGTGAAGAATTATCTGCTGCAGAAATATCTTTTAACCTTTTCCCGGGATTTTCTTTGGTTACTTGCCTTTTGTAAGCTTTAAGTTCCTGGCGGAAATCATTGATAATATTCACTTTATCTTCCAGCGACGTACCTTCTGGAAAAGCACCAGCAAAGACATCCTTGAATTTCTTCTCAATATCTTGTGTATCTTTAAGCTGTGTCATACCTAACTAAATAAAAGCTTATATTAAAATCAGTATATTAGTTGATTATGTAAAAATGGTTAAGACACAAGGAGCACCTCATTTATGCTTTTTTCATCAAAATATCATTTACTTATTAACTTAAAATACGTAACAATATAAAAATGAAAAATAGCCCGTTAGCAGTAGTATTCGATTGGGATAATACCTTAGTTGACACTCAAGATAATATTTCTAATGCCATTCAGCATACCTTGAGTTCAATGGGGTGCAGCAACAAAGTTGCTGATAGAAATTCTCATGAATCAAGAAAGAGCTACATGGTCAATTTGTTTGGTGATCAGTGGAAAAAAGCGAATCAGATATATCAAAAATACCTAGATAATGCACTGTTACAAAATATTACTCTGAACGAAGGAGTAGAGAAAATGCTGCAGACACTCAAAAGCCACAATATTTACCTAGCAATAGTGAGCAATAAGAAAAATACTAATTTACGTCAAGAAGTTGCCTATTTTAAACTAGATTCTTACTTTGAAAGAATAGTTGGCTCATGTGATACTGCAGAAGATAAGCCATCTGCAACTCCACTACTATTTGCACTGGAGGAGAGTACGTTACCTATAAATAGAGAAAATGTGTTTTTTGTTGGTGATAGCATCACAGACATTCTATGTGCACAAAATACCAATTGCTTACCTATTATATACGGCCAATCAATAAGCGGTTATGAAGATTTGTTATATTTTCAACATTTTAATAAACTTACAGAGTTCATAGTAAAGTATTTGAAAGATAGGTGGTAATGACAGAGATCGCTAGTGTACACAGGCGCTTTTGCGCATATTTAATAGATGTAGCAGTTTTATTAATTCCAACCTTACTAATTGTGTTGTTATTAGGGGATTTTCCATTAATTTTACACCTGTCATACATGTGTATAAATTGTGGTTACTTTACATATTTTATATCTTCAACAGCTCAAGCAACTCCTGGTCAACAGTTAATGAATATATATACTACCACTTTAGATAGTTCTAAAATAGGTTTGAGCTTAGCATTTGATCGTACTATCTCTCAGTTTTTTCTTCCTATGCTAAATAATTCAATTATCACCTTTATCAAACTTTTTCAAACATCAGTAAATGCTTTAAGTACACTAGAAGTGATTATAGTGATGCTTACCTTCAGTTGGTATTTAGTTGCTTGCTTCTCTCAGAGGAAACAGGCATTTCATGATGTGCTATTTGATACGATTGTTGTGAGAAAAATGAATTGATGTTGCCTTGATTGTTGTGTAGATTACATTGGTATATTAGCTAAAGAAAGGTTATGAATAAAGAAATAGTAGAACATTTGAATAAATTATTGACTCATGAATTAACTTCCGTACGTCAGTATCTTTTGCATTCTGCGATTCTTAAAAATAGCGGAATCAATAAACTTGCAGAAAAGATGAGAAAGGAGCTTAATGAAGAACTTGAGCATGCAAATAGGCTGGCAGAAAGAATTTTACTGCTTAAGGGCATGCCAAATTTTCAAGATACAAATAAAATCTCAAAGTATGAAGGAAAGTTCACAAAAGATACAATGCAGAAAATCTTAGAAGATAATTCTAACTTAGAAGAAGAAGGTATCAAGGGCATCAAAGAGGCAATTTCCGTTGCTGAAAAAGAAAAGGATTTCGTGAGTGTAATGTTATTAGAAGAACTACTGAAAAATGAGGAAGAGCACTTACATTGGATCAAAGGATAGATTGACCTTATTGAGCTTATGGGTATTGAAAATTACTTGAGAACACAAATATAGAGTGTTAAGAAAAACAGTATTTATTTTCATTATACCTTTTTTACTTCTTTTTTCACTCGGGTTATGGCAGTTATTTAGATTGAGCTGGAAGAATAATATTATCAAAAATATGGATCTTCCAGTTATTCATCTACTGCCTAGTGATAATCTTTCAAAGTTTAACTACAGAAACGTTAAAATCGACGGAATTTTAAGTGATATAGAACTATATGTTTTCGCAGGTCAACGTGGCTATCATGTGCTGTCTCCTATGTTGCTTATCAATGGACATTACATGTTAATAAATAAAGGGATAGTCAGAGAAAAAAAAGAAGAAAAAGCAAAAATTGAAAAAGTAGCTTTGAGTGGAGTTTTATATTGTGATGGTAGCAAAAATTGGTTTATCAAAAATGATATTGCTTCAAATACGTGGTTTACCCTAAATACAGAAGAAATCTCCAATGATCTAGGTATTAAGCTAGAAAAATGTATATTGTGGCAAGACAATTTTGGTGGAAAATTGACTATACAGCCAATTAAGCATTTGGAGTATGCAATTACTTGGTTTGCACTTTCCTTTATTTGTCTCATTATGTGCGTATTTTACTGTAGGCAAAATAGATATAAGTTGTAGGGAGGTAGCATGGAAAAAGAAGAGCTACAAATAGAAAAAATGCAACAAAGAGGAAGTAAATACTTATTACAAGAATTAATTGTATGTCAGTATTGTAAATACACTTATTATGGAATGAGTCATACTAAGGAAGGAAAAAGTTACTATTGTTGTTCCGGAATCCGTTTTGATGAATGTAACAGCAAATCAATATGCGCGGATATACTAGAAGAGGTAATATGGAAAGAAGCGAAGATGGTAAGAGAGCATATAACGAAGGAAAAGTGTGATTTATCAGAGGTAGATTGGGAGACTAAATTTAATATAATTAAAAAGTTAGTTCAGCGTATTGAAATTGATGACGATAATATACATATAGTCTTTCGATTAAAAGAACTCGCTCTCGAAAGACAAAAAGAAGATATTCAACCTTGTACCAGAATTATAAAGAATGTAGTGCTATCAAATGCAATAGGAATGCATAAAGTTAGCAACGCCCTGGCTGCAATATCAGTTGCAGTGAAACTTGGAATTAGTGATGAAGAGATTAAAAAAGGTCTTTTGGAATTTAAAGGAGTAGCAAGGAGATTTTCATTAATTGCCGATATTAAAGGTGTTAAGTTAATTGAGGATTATGCTCACCACCCAAATGAAATACAGGCAACCCTGTCAGCAGCACGTTTGACCACTAAAGGAAAGGTAACAGGAATTATCGAGCCGCTTCGTTTTGCTCGTATTCGTAATTTTTTTGATGAGTTCGTACGAATTTTCATGATGTTTGATTATGTAATTCTCACTCCTATCCACCCTCCAGAAGATAAGCCTATTTCTGGCTGTGGAATTGATGATATACAAAAAGCCTTGATCAGTAATGGGTTTAATGATGTGAAGATTATGAATGATGCTTTACTCATTTCACATTTTATTAGTAATTCGACAAGTTCAGGAGATGTAGTATTATTTATTGGTGCTGGTAGTAATATAGCTAAACTAGCAAGAGAAGCTGCAAAGCTGCTGCTAGTAAAATAAACTTAAGCATTGGTGATTTATATGATAAAATTGTGTAGTAAGACTGGATCCCAGTGTCTAGGCAAACAACTGTACAGACATTGCGATATGGGGATAGCTTCCATTAAGAATGGTGTCATCCCAGTGCCCAGACGCTGGGATCCAGAAAACTTAACTTTAAATAAGTGGCTGTATAATAAAAACTGGATTCCAGTGTCAAGCACTGGAATGACACCATCTGCTACTCAAATTATCTGTTTATCTGTAGGTTGCAATGTTCGTACACTGGAATGTTACAGCGCTGGGGTGACATTTCCCGAACGTGCACACAATTGTGAATCTAGTAGAGGTTTAGCATGATGAAAAAGACAATTAGCAGTGTATTTGCAAGAGAAATTTTAGATAGCAGGGGTTACCCAACAATTGAGGTAGAAATAGAACTATGTGATGGAGCAACAGGTAGAGCCGCTGTCCCTTCTGGGGCTTCGACCGGTAAACTAGAAGCATTGGAGCTGAGAGATCAAGATGAAAAAAGGTATTGTGGTAAAGGAGTGCTGAAAGCTGTTCAATCTGTGAGTGAAGTGATAGCAAATAAAATCATTGGCATGGATGCAGCAAACCAGAGTGCAATTGATAAAATTTTAATTGAACTAGATGGAACAAAAAATAAATCTAAACTTGGAGCAAATGCAACTTTGGGTGTGTCTCTTGCTGTTGCAAAAGCAGCAGCAAACAGCTTTAAAATGCCGTTATATAAGTATTTGGGAGTAGGGGAAGAGCAGATGCCAGTTCCACTTATTAACGTAATTAATGGTGGAGTACATGCGGATAATAAACTAGATTTTCAAGAATTTATGATTCTTCCCGTTGGTGCTGAAACTTTCAGTGAAGCAATCAGAATATCTGCAGAGGTATTTCATAACTTGCGCAGCATTCTTAAGAAAAAAGGTTATAGCACAAACGTAGGAGATGAAGGTGGTTTTGCACCAAATATTGGAAGCACTGAAGAAGCTCTTAATTTGATAATTCAGGCTGTTGAATCTGCCGGTTATTCGATGAAAAATCACTTTGCACTGGGTCTTGATGTTGCTGCATCTACTTTTTATGAAGATGGAGTTTATAAATTTGAAAACAGAGAACTCACTTCAGAGGAATTGGTTCAGTATTATTTTGACCTTGTAGGCAAATATCCAATAATTTCTATAGAAGATGCAATGAATGAAGACGACTATGAAGGTTGGAAATTACTTACTGTAAAACTTGGGAATAAAGTTCAATTGGTTGGAGATGATTTATTTGTTACAAATTGTGAACTAATAAGTAAAGGAATAGAGGAGAAAATGGCAAATGCTGTACTAATTAAACCAAATCAAATAGGAACGCTTACGGAAACTTTTGCTGCTATTGAAATGGCAAAATCAAATGGCTATAGGGCTATTATTTCGCATCGCTCAGGTGAAACAGAAGATACAACGATATCCCACATAGCGGTTGCATCGAATTGTGGGCAAATAAAGACTGGCTCGCTGTCGCGTTCTGATAGGCTTGCAAAGTATAATGAATTAATGAGAATAGAAAGTTCATTAGGAGAAAATGCTAAATATTATCGCGGGTTGGCATGGATTTCATAGATGAAGTTAAATTATATTTAAAAGCAGGTGATGGTGGCGATGGCTGCGCGAGTTTTCGTCGAGAAAAATTCGTTGAATTTGGTGGCCCAAACGGTGGTAATGGGGGCAGGGGAGGAGACATAATTTTCATCAGTGATGCAAATCTCAACACTTTGCTTAATTTTCGTTGTCGAAGACATATTAAAGCGAGTAGTGGAAAAAGTGGTACGAGTAGAGATAAATCTGGCACAGCAGGAAAAGATATTATACTTAAAGTTCCAGTTGGTACACAAATAATCGATGAAGAAAGTGAGGAAATAATAGTAGATCTTGATAAACCTGACATGGAATTTCAAGTAGTGAAAGGTGGAAAAGGTGGGCTTGGAAATACTAACTTTAAATCTGCTACTAATAGGGCACCAAGACATTTTACTCATGGTCAGCCCGGCGAAGAAAGAAATATAATATTGAAGCTAAAAGTTTTATCTGATGTTGGCATTATTGGTATGCCAAATGTAGGTAAATCTAAATTTTTAACCCGCTGCTCAAATTCTGATACGAAAGTAGGCGATTATGAATTTACTACTATAAGACCACATTTAGGTGTAGCAAAAGTGGATTATAGCGAAATTGTAATAGCAGATATTCCTGGAATAATCGCTGATGCTCATCTTGGAGTTGGGCTCGGACACAAGTTTTTAAAGCACATAGAAAGGTGCAAAATTCTACTGCATTTAATTGATGTAACTCACGATGACATTATTTCAGCTTATAATTGTACACATAATGAACTGAAGCTTTACAATAGCGATCTTGTTGAAAAAGAGGAAATTGTAGTGTTAAATAAATGTGACTTATTGGAAGAAACAGAAATCCTTGAGAAAAGGAATCACCTAGCCGGTTTTCTTGATAGAGAAGTACTGTGCTTATCAATCGACGATGATTTACAACCCATCTTGAGATTATTAAACGAGAAAGTGAAAACTAAGGAAATTAATGTATATGATCCTTTTAAGATGTGAATTTTTTATTTGACAATCAAAGTCTGGATTCCAGTGGGTAATTTTCCACAGTTGTCTGCATTTTTTGTTCCACAACTTATCTTTTTTTCGGCTTATTTCACTTTTTACACTGTCTCTTACTTGCTTGAATTCAGTAAATTCAATAGTTACACAAGCATTTGAGCAATTTTTATTAAGAATTAGGCATAGAATCCCCCATATTTATTAATAAAGAACAGAAAAAATGTAACGCACATGCGACAGAGATTAAGCATATGTGTGCACCCATTTGCGCTGAAGAAGATACGCTACATTCTTTACTTAGTTTGATTATTTGATAGAAAAGTCTGCAGACGAAGATAGATTTTGAGCTCTAAAAATACCTCTACTTTGATTATACTAAGATTAGATAAATAGGCGAAGTAATTTTTATATTAGTTTTTTAGTTGCCAATCAATTTGGAGTTCAATAACTTGACATTTATTCAATACTACTGTATAATAAACATGTGTATTTTTTATACACTATGGCAATAAAATTACCTTGTAATAGGTGTATTGGACCCGAGGGCAGTACTCGGCGCCTCCACCATATTTTTGATACGGGGGCGAATAAGGATCGACATGCATAGTAAAGATGGTAGCTTTGCTCGGTTAGATACCACCGCTAAGAGTTCATAATTTAGATGCAAACGATAACTTTGCTGCCGAAGACAATGTTGCATTAGCTGCTTAATTTAGGCACTATAACTTCATTGCTATAAGCACGGTTTAGGGAACGCCGGGTAACAGAAGTTCCCCCAAACATGTAAGGGTTATATGGATAAAACAGATTATCAGAAGTCGCTTAGTTATGCTAAATTTCAAGTTATCAAAAAGGCTTTGAATACTATATTAGATAATGTTTTTACTCCTCACTTAGAAATAGTATTTTTTACGCGCTTTAATGGTGTTGTCATACCAGACTACTTGAAAGAATCATACCCTACTAAAATGCTTATTATATTACAGCATCAATTTTTTGGTCTAAAAGTTCTTGAAGATAAGTTTAGCGTCAGTTTGAGCTTTCGTGGAAAACAAGAACAAGTCACTGTACCGTTTTTTGCTATTAGTGAGTTTCATGATAAAATTTCAGGAGATACTTTAGTATTTAGCGTTGATTCTGATAAAGAATACGAAAGTGAAAAATGTGCTGAAAAATCATCAAACGGTAGTATTATATCTATAGATCAACTTTACGATAAGTAGTTACTTCATTTTATAAATAAAAAATATTGTATCTGTTCAGGATATCGACAAGACCATAGAGTAAAAGTGAGTTTATAACAAATGGTATCATTTGAGTAGCTGACATTGGCTTTCACATAAAAAACGTTGTAAAGCGCTTTCATGTTTACCAACTTAGTGCCAATCTGGATCCCAGTGTCTGGGCACTGGGATGACAACAAAGGGGCTACTTGAACAGAGGCTATTTAGGTAACAAGAGGTGACAAGAAAAGAAGCGCTGGTTTCATACGTACCTGAACACTTATCCTGCATGTAATAAACATGATCAAAAAGCTATTCATACAGTACACATCTCTCCGTTAATTTATCAATAAGTTTTTTATCCACGTGGAATCAAAGGGTATAATATCTTATAGCTTATTGTTTACACCTATTTCAGCATAAAAATTATTGTGGGGCTTGATTTTATACATATCACTACACATAATAGGTTTTAGTGTAAATTAGTAATATGCATCCAATCATATACTTACTTAACCTTTTACTTGATC is a genomic window of Wolbachia endosymbiont (group B) of Germaria angustata containing:
- a CDS encoding glutamate ligase domain-containing protein codes for the protein MEKEELQIEKMQQRGSKYLLQELIVCQYCKYTYYGMSHTKEGKSYYCCSGIRFDECNSKSICADILEEVIWKEAKMVREHITKEKCDLSEVDWETKFNIIKKLVQRIEIDDDNIHIVFRLKELALERQKEDIQPCTRIIKNVVLSNAIGMHKVSNALAAISVAVKLGISDEEIKKGLLEFKGVARRFSLIADIKGVKLIEDYAHHPNEIQATLSAARLTTKGKVTGIIEPLRFARIRNFFDEFVRIFMMFDYVILTPIHPPEDKPISGCGIDDIQKALISNGFNDVKIMNDALLISHFISNSTSSGDVVLFIGAGSNIAKLAREAAKLLLVK
- the cgtA gene encoding Obg family GTPase CgtA, producing the protein MDFIDEVKLYLKAGDGGDGCASFRREKFVEFGGPNGGNGGRGGDIIFISDANLNTLLNFRCRRHIKASSGKSGTSRDKSGTAGKDIILKVPVGTQIIDEESEEIIVDLDKPDMEFQVVKGGKGGLGNTNFKSATNRAPRHFTHGQPGEERNIILKLKVLSDVGIIGMPNVGKSKFLTRCSNSDTKVGDYEFTTIRPHLGVAKVDYSEIVIADIPGIIADAHLGVGLGHKFLKHIERCKILLHLIDVTHDDIISAYNCTHNELKLYNSDLVEKEEIVVLNKCDLLEETEILEKRNHLAGFLDREVLCLSIDDDLQPILRLLNEKVKTKEINVYDPFKM
- a CDS encoding ClpXP protease specificity-enhancing factor SspB — translated: MDKTDYQKSLSYAKFQVIKKALNTILDNVFTPHLEIVFFTRFNGVVIPDYLKESYPTKMLIILQHQFFGLKVLEDKFSVSLSFRGKQEQVTVPFFAISEFHDKISGDTLVFSVDSDKEYESEKCAEKSSNGSIISIDQLYDK
- the eno gene encoding phosphopyruvate hydratase, translated to MMKKTISSVFAREILDSRGYPTIEVEIELCDGATGRAAVPSGASTGKLEALELRDQDEKRYCGKGVLKAVQSVSEVIANKIIGMDAANQSAIDKILIELDGTKNKSKLGANATLGVSLAVAKAAANSFKMPLYKYLGVGEEQMPVPLINVINGGVHADNKLDFQEFMILPVGAETFSEAIRISAEVFHNLRSILKKKGYSTNVGDEGGFAPNIGSTEEALNLIIQAVESAGYSMKNHFALGLDVAASTFYEDGVYKFENRELTSEELVQYYFDLVGKYPIISIEDAMNEDDYEGWKLLTVKLGNKVQLVGDDLFVTNCELISKGIEEKMANAVLIKPNQIGTLTETFAAIEMAKSNGYRAIISHRSGETEDTTISHIAVASNCGQIKTGSLSRSDRLAKYNELMRIESSLGENAKYYRGLAWIS
- a CDS encoding bacterioferritin, with product MNKEIVEHLNKLLTHELTSVRQYLLHSAILKNSGINKLAEKMRKELNEELEHANRLAERILLLKGMPNFQDTNKISKYEGKFTKDTMQKILEDNSNLEEEGIKGIKEAISVAEKEKDFVSVMLLEELLKNEEEHLHWIKG
- a CDS encoding IS110 family transposase; the encoded protein is MNWFFKDNLNFYSRSSLMKYYSGLDVSLKETFISIVDEKGKIVKEEVVASKSDAIAKYLLDQSKGYESIGIESGQLSISMCKELRNFGLPVTCVDARHMAAALSARINKNDKNDARGIAQMMRAGLFKEVLVKSDEACQIKVVLGSRRQLICSRKKIEGTIRGLLKIHGIKVDQRSRSASFALKVQEIINELDEISKNSIEALVHSLETIEESIGKLDKILSEQGKKDEDCKLLTTVPGVGIIVAMTYKAAIDDPYRFETSYTVGAYMGLSPRQYASGEIDRHGSISKMGPVECRNMLYEAAQVLLVKCKRTFKLRSWGLRIAKKKGMKKAIVAVARKLSVIMHKMLVNKTEFCY
- a CDS encoding RDD family protein — protein: MTEIASVHRRFCAYLIDVAVLLIPTLLIVLLLGDFPLILHLSYMCINCGYFTYFISSTAQATPGQQLMNIYTTTLDSSKIGLSLAFDRTISQFFLPMLNNSIITFIKLFQTSVNALSTLEVIIVMLTFSWYLVACFSQRKQAFHDVLFDTIVVRKMN
- a CDS encoding WPE palindromic element domain-containing protein, whose translation is MIKLCSKTGSQCLGKQLYRHCDMGIASIKNGVIPVPRRWDPENLTLNKWLYNKNWIPVSSTGMTPSATQIICLSVGCNVRTLECYSAGVTFPERAHNCESSRGLA
- a CDS encoding SURF1 family protein, with translation MLRKTVFIFIIPFLLLFSLGLWQLFRLSWKNNIIKNMDLPVIHLLPSDNLSKFNYRNVKIDGILSDIELYVFAGQRGYHVLSPMLLINGHYMLINKGIVREKKEEKAKIEKVALSGVLYCDGSKNWFIKNDIASNTWFTLNTEEISNDLGIKLEKCILWQDNFGGKLTIQPIKHLEYAITWFALSFICLIMCVFYCRQNRYKL
- a CDS encoding HAD-IA family hydrolase, giving the protein MKNSPLAVVFDWDNTLVDTQDNISNAIQHTLSSMGCSNKVADRNSHESRKSYMVNLFGDQWKKANQIYQKYLDNALLQNITLNEGVEKMLQTLKSHNIYLAIVSNKKNTNLRQEVAYFKLDSYFERIVGSCDTAEDKPSATPLLFALEESTLPINRENVFFVGDSITDILCAQNTNCLPIIYGQSISGYEDLLYFQHFNKLTEFIVKYLKDRW